In Edaphobacter paludis, a single window of DNA contains:
- a CDS encoding peroxiredoxin, translating into MRKGIWIAAIIGLVATCGVGLKAHAADTDTVKVGMTAPNFTLPSQEDKPISLSDFKGKWVVLYFYPKDQTQGCTIEAHNFQRDQAKYDALNAVVLGVSLDTVASHKAWCAKDTFSFKMLADPEHKVVDEYGVPVKSVGPMHFASRQTFLISPQGKVVKFWPNVQVNHHSEEVLAAIAEAKK; encoded by the coding sequence GGTCTGAAGGCACATGCCGCCGATACAGACACGGTGAAGGTCGGTATGACCGCGCCCAACTTTACCCTTCCCTCACAGGAAGACAAGCCCATCAGCCTCAGTGATTTCAAAGGCAAATGGGTTGTCCTCTACTTCTATCCGAAGGACCAGACCCAGGGCTGCACTATCGAGGCACACAACTTCCAGCGCGATCAGGCGAAGTACGATGCGCTGAATGCGGTCGTCCTCGGGGTCAGCCTCGATACAGTCGCCAGCCACAAAGCATGGTGCGCGAAAGACACCTTCAGCTTCAAGATGCTGGCCGATCCCGAGCATAAAGTAGTCGACGAATACGGCGTGCCCGTAAAGTCGGTGGGACCGATGCACTTTGCCAGCCGGCAGACATTCCTCATCTCGCCTCAGGGTAAGGTGGTCAAGTTCTGGCCCAACGTCCAAGTGAACCACCATAGCGAAGAGGTCCTCGCTGCAATCGCCGAAGCTAAGAAGTAG